The Streptomyces kanamyceticus genome window below encodes:
- a CDS encoding DJ-1/PfpI family protein: protein MSADETDETRRKPSRRGLLRGAAAGAVGAGVVAAGATAGPAWAASGEGAASGEGAAAGDGRVQVAVLLYDGFTALDAVGPYEVLCRVPGVRVTMVGRAGKGPVRTDTGELSLVAERAMRDVRRADVLLIPGGGNRGVLAMMADTEVHDWIRRIHRRSVWTTSVCTGSLILGATGLLRGLPATTYWASRPFLKDAGATYTPGRFVETGKIITAAGVSAGIDMGLHLAARLSDEKVAQAMQLAVEYDPEPPYDTGSPEKADAATRELALKLLDDAAT, encoded by the coding sequence ATGAGTGCGGATGAGACGGATGAGACACGGCGGAAGCCGAGCCGTCGCGGGCTGCTGCGGGGCGCGGCGGCCGGGGCCGTGGGGGCGGGGGTCGTCGCCGCCGGGGCGACGGCCGGGCCCGCGTGGGCGGCCTCCGGCGAAGGTGCGGCGTCCGGTGAGGGTGCTGCGGCCGGTGACGGGCGCGTCCAAGTGGCGGTGCTGCTCTACGACGGGTTCACCGCGCTGGACGCGGTGGGCCCCTACGAGGTGCTGTGCCGTGTGCCGGGCGTGCGGGTGACGATGGTCGGCCGCGCCGGGAAGGGGCCCGTCCGCACGGACACCGGCGAGTTGAGCCTGGTCGCGGAGCGGGCGATGCGGGACGTGCGCCGGGCCGACGTGCTGCTGATTCCCGGCGGCGGGAACCGCGGTGTCCTGGCGATGATGGCCGACACCGAGGTCCACGACTGGATCCGCCGCATCCACCGTCGTTCGGTGTGGACGACGTCGGTGTGCACGGGTTCGCTGATCCTCGGGGCGACCGGTCTGCTGCGCGGTCTGCCCGCCACCACGTACTGGGCCTCGCGCCCGTTCCTGAAGGACGCGGGCGCGACGTACACGCCGGGGCGTTTCGTGGAGACCGGGAAGATCATCACGGCCGCCGGGGTCTCCGCCGGTATCGACATGGGTCTCCATCTCGCCGCCCGGCTGTCCGACGAGAAGGTGGCACAGGCGATGCAGCTCGCGGTCGAGTACGACCCGGAGCCGCCGTACGACACCGGGAGTCCGGAGAAGGCGGACGCGGCGACGCGGGAGCTGGCGCTGAAGCTGCTGGACGACGCGGCCACGTGA
- a CDS encoding dipeptidase gives MSPNPIAETVASLMPKAKAELTELVAFKSVADFEQFPKSESEAAANWVADALRTEGFEDVALLDTPDGTQSVYGCLPGPEGAPTVLLYAHYDVQPPLDEAAWATPPFELTERDGRWYGRGSADCKGGVIMHLLALRALKANGGVPVHVKVIAEGSEEQGTGGLERYAEEHPELLTADTIVIGDAGNFRVGTPTVTSTLRGMTLVRVSVDTLEGNLHSGQFGGAAPDALAALVRVLDSLRAEDGSTTVDGLTGDADWDGLQYEEAAFRKDAKVLDGVELIGGGTVADRIWARPAVTVLGIDCPPVVGATPSVQAGARALISLRVPPGVDAAEATKLLMAHVEAHTPWGARVRTEQIGQGQPFRADTASPAYAAMAEAMGEAYPGEEMQYAGQGGSIPLCNTLASLYPEAEILLIGLSEPEAQIHAVNESVSPQELERLSVAEALFLRKYAAS, from the coding sequence ATGTCGCCGAATCCGATCGCCGAGACCGTCGCCTCACTCATGCCGAAGGCGAAGGCGGAGCTCACCGAACTGGTGGCCTTCAAGTCGGTGGCGGACTTCGAGCAGTTCCCCAAGAGCGAGAGCGAGGCCGCCGCGAACTGGGTGGCCGACGCGCTCCGCACCGAGGGCTTCGAGGACGTCGCGCTGCTCGACACCCCCGACGGAACGCAGTCGGTGTACGGCTGCCTGCCGGGCCCCGAGGGCGCCCCGACGGTCCTGCTCTACGCGCACTACGACGTGCAGCCGCCCCTCGACGAGGCCGCCTGGGCCACCCCGCCCTTCGAGCTCACCGAGCGCGACGGACGCTGGTACGGCCGCGGCAGCGCCGACTGCAAGGGCGGCGTCATCATGCACCTGCTCGCGCTGCGCGCCCTCAAGGCGAACGGCGGCGTGCCGGTGCACGTCAAGGTGATCGCGGAGGGCTCGGAGGAACAGGGCACGGGCGGTCTCGAGCGGTACGCGGAGGAGCACCCCGAACTGCTCACCGCCGACACCATCGTGATCGGCGACGCGGGCAACTTCCGGGTGGGCACGCCCACGGTGACCTCGACGCTGCGCGGCATGACGCTCGTGCGTGTCAGCGTCGACACCCTCGAAGGCAATCTGCACTCCGGGCAGTTCGGCGGCGCGGCACCCGACGCGCTCGCGGCGCTGGTGCGCGTCCTCGACTCGCTGCGCGCCGAGGACGGCTCGACGACGGTCGACGGCCTGACCGGCGACGCCGACTGGGACGGTCTTCAGTACGAAGAGGCCGCTTTCCGCAAGGACGCCAAGGTCCTCGACGGCGTCGAGCTCATCGGCGGGGGCACGGTCGCCGACCGGATCTGGGCCCGCCCCGCCGTCACCGTCCTGGGCATCGACTGCCCGCCGGTGGTCGGCGCGACCCCGTCCGTGCAGGCGGGCGCGCGGGCGCTGATCAGCCTGCGGGTGCCGCCGGGCGTGGACGCCGCCGAGGCGACGAAGCTGCTCATGGCTCATGTGGAGGCGCACACTCCGTGGGGCGCGCGGGTGCGCACGGAGCAGATCGGGCAGGGCCAGCCGTTCCGCGCGGACACGGCGAGCCCGGCGTACGCGGCCATGGCTGAGGCGATGGGCGAGGCCTACCCGGGCGAGGAGATGCAGTACGCGGGCCAGGGCGGCTCGATCCCGCTCTGCAACACCCTCGCCTCGCTCTACCCGGAGGCGGAGATCCTGCTGATCGGTCTGAGCGAGCCCGAGGCGCAGATCCACGCGGTCAACGAGAGCGTGTCTCCTCAGGAGTTGGAGCGGCTCTCCGTCGCCGAGGCGCTGTTCCTGCGGAAGTACGCGGCGAGCTGA
- a CDS encoding geranylgeranyl reductase family protein, protein MSSENTADDARHVWDVVVVGAGPAGASAAYAAAVAGRSVLLLEKAELPRYKTCGGGIIGPSRDSLPPGFDLPLQDRVHAVTFSLDGKFSRTRRSRQMLFGLINRPEFDQQLVEHAQKAGAELRTGVTVARVEQHGPDVPDRRTVAVMLQGGETVLARSVVGADGSASRIGAHVGVKLDQVDLGLEAEIPVPKTVAEDWAGRVLIDWGPMPGSYGWVFPKGDTLTVGVISARGEGAATKRYLEDFIARLGLAGFEPSISSGHLTRCRADDSPLSRGRVLVCGDAAGLLEPWTREGISFALRSGRLAGEWAVRIAEAHDAVDARRQALNYAFAIKAGLGVEMSVGRRMLQVFERRPGMLHAAITGFRPAWNAFARITRGSTTLAELVRTHPLAGRALGTLDR, encoded by the coding sequence GTGAGCAGCGAGAACACAGCGGACGACGCCCGGCACGTGTGGGATGTCGTGGTGGTCGGAGCGGGCCCCGCGGGGGCCTCGGCGGCCTACGCGGCAGCCGTCGCGGGACGCAGCGTCCTGCTCCTCGAGAAGGCCGAACTGCCCCGCTACAAGACGTGCGGCGGCGGCATCATCGGTCCCTCGCGCGACTCCCTGCCGCCCGGCTTCGATCTGCCCCTGCAGGACCGGGTGCACGCGGTGACGTTCTCCCTGGACGGCAAGTTCAGCCGCACCCGCCGCTCGCGGCAGATGCTGTTCGGCCTGATCAACCGCCCGGAGTTCGACCAGCAGCTCGTCGAGCACGCGCAGAAGGCGGGCGCCGAGCTGCGCACCGGCGTCACCGTCGCGCGCGTGGAGCAGCACGGCCCGGACGTGCCCGACCGGCGTACCGTCGCCGTCATGCTGCAGGGTGGCGAGACCGTCCTGGCCCGCTCGGTGGTCGGCGCCGACGGCAGCGCGAGCCGCATAGGGGCGCACGTCGGCGTGAAGCTCGACCAGGTCGATCTCGGTCTGGAGGCCGAGATCCCGGTGCCGAAGACCGTCGCCGAGGACTGGGCGGGCCGCGTCCTCATCGACTGGGGCCCGATGCCGGGCAGTTACGGCTGGGTGTTCCCCAAGGGTGACACGCTCACCGTCGGCGTGATCTCCGCGCGCGGCGAAGGCGCTGCCACCAAGCGGTACTTGGAGGACTTCATCGCCCGGCTCGGCCTCGCGGGCTTCGAGCCCAGCATCTCTTCCGGGCATCTGACGCGCTGCCGCGCCGACGACTCGCCGCTCTCCCGCGGCCGGGTCCTGGTCTGCGGCGACGCGGCGGGCCTCCTGGAGCCGTGGACCCGCGAGGGCATCTCCTTCGCCCTGCGCTCCGGCCGCCTCGCGGGGGAGTGGGCGGTGCGCATCGCCGAGGCGCACGACGCGGTGGACGCGCGGCGCCAGGCGCTGAACTACGCCTTCGCGATCAAGGCGGGGCTCGGCGTCGAGATGAGCGTGGGCCGCCGGATGCTCCAGGTCTTCGAGCGCCGCCCGGGCATGCTGCACGCGGCGATCACCGGCTTCCGTCCCGCGTGGAACGCGTTCGCGAGGATCACCCGCGGCTCGACGACCCTGGCCGAACTGGTCCGCACGCACCCGCTCGCGGGCCGCGCCCTGGGGACGCTGGACCGCTAG
- a CDS encoding nitroreductase/quinone reductase family protein, whose amino-acid sequence MSASATPPPYYLKGSPLTVRLNSVMGWLARHGVSLMGSAELSVRGRKSGKMQRIPVNPYTHKGELGDQGGQGQYLVSARGHSQWVRNMRVAGGGELRVGRKVREFTAVEVPDAEKLPLLRGYLERWGWEVNQYFKGVTAKSSDEEILAAAPDHPVFRITVMGAKKHGKGKGEGDGQGK is encoded by the coding sequence ATGTCCGCGTCCGCGACTCCGCCCCCGTACTACCTCAAGGGCAGCCCGCTCACCGTCCGCCTCAACAGCGTCATGGGCTGGCTCGCGCGGCACGGAGTCAGCCTGATGGGCAGCGCCGAGCTCTCCGTGCGGGGCCGCAAGAGCGGCAAGATGCAGCGCATTCCCGTCAACCCGTACACGCACAAGGGCGAGCTGGGTGACCAGGGCGGCCAGGGCCAGTACCTCGTGTCGGCGCGCGGGCACTCCCAGTGGGTGCGGAACATGCGCGTCGCGGGTGGCGGGGAGTTGCGTGTGGGGCGCAAGGTGCGGGAGTTCACCGCGGTGGAGGTGCCCGACGCCGAGAAGCTGCCGCTGCTGCGCGGCTATCTGGAGCGGTGGGGCTGGGAGGTCAACCAGTACTTCAAGGGCGTGACCGCCAAGTCCTCCGACGAGGAGATCCTGGCGGCCGCGCCCGATCACCCCGTCTTCCGGATCACCGTGATGGGCGCGAAGAAGCACGGAAAGGGCAAGGGCGAGGGCGACGGCCAGGGGAAGTAG
- a CDS encoding TetR/AcrR family transcriptional regulator, with protein MSRNTSVTKGARARAREEVTVAIKDEARRQLAAEGAAKLSLRAVARELGMVSSALYRYFPSRDDLLTALIIDAYDSIGAAAEAAHAEVAGQEPVRRWTAVCEAVRVWALAHPHEYALIYGSPVPGYRAPDSTVRAAARVGQLLVDIVRDAHRGRGIAVQPLPGGLRTEGERLAADLAPDLPPAAATAMVAAWAQLFGLVGFEVFGQFSRVVEDREAFFSHAVTQLARGVGLLPQG; from the coding sequence ATGAGCCGCAACACCAGTGTCACCAAGGGAGCCCGGGCCCGAGCCCGCGAAGAAGTCACCGTGGCGATCAAGGACGAAGCCCGGAGACAGCTCGCTGCCGAGGGCGCCGCCAAGCTCTCGCTGCGCGCCGTCGCCCGCGAGCTCGGCATGGTCTCGTCCGCGCTCTACCGGTACTTCCCCAGCCGTGACGACCTGCTGACCGCGCTCATCATCGACGCGTACGACTCGATCGGCGCCGCCGCCGAGGCCGCGCACGCGGAAGTCGCCGGGCAGGAACCCGTACGCCGGTGGACGGCGGTGTGCGAGGCGGTGCGTGTCTGGGCGCTGGCGCATCCGCACGAGTACGCGCTCATCTACGGCTCGCCCGTGCCCGGTTACCGTGCGCCGGACTCCACGGTGCGGGCCGCCGCGCGGGTGGGGCAGTTGCTCGTCGACATCGTGCGGGACGCCCATCGGGGGCGGGGGATCGCCGTGCAGCCCCTGCCCGGCGGGTTGCGTACGGAGGGGGAGCGGCTCGCGGCCGATCTGGCGCCCGACCTGCCGCCTGCCGCCGCCACCGCGATGGTCGCGGCGTGGGCGCAGCTGTTCGGCCTTGTGGGTTTCGAGGTGTTCGGGCAGTTCAGCCGGGTGGTCGAGGACCGTGAGGCGTTCTTCTCGCACGCGGTGACGCAACTCGCCCGAGGCGTGGGGCTGTTGCCGCAGGGGTGA
- a CDS encoding sensor histidine kinase, which yields MDEQRERRADGPSPGWGGPSMWRHGPPWWNQGDGASGGRRLPWLTTLALTVFVQIGSGFAGHAQSGREQLDPYARVLLFLATAVLLFRHRFPRSVAWATAGLTLIYIGAGYPYGPVFLAVAVGCFAAVVAGHRRAVWSAVGALWAGHLLIAHWLYRWLPPGDDGARPWSEEVAVAVWVVAIVAVSELARVRREQWVKEGAERAQAARRRADEERLRMARELHDVLAHSISVINVQAGVGLALLDSDPEQARTALTTIKAASKEALGEVRQVLDTLRAPGDAPRAPAPGLDRLPELVEQARSTGLTVDVTTEGARAKLPPGLDLAAFRIVQEALTNVVRHSVSRHARVLVRYDKAKSDRGAPGNAAALTLRIDDDGPATGTDAGGSGNGLAGMRERAAALDGTIEAGPRPDGGFRVTAVLPLVADRDATTRTAPREDQ from the coding sequence ATGGACGAGCAGCGCGAACGCAGGGCCGACGGTCCGTCCCCGGGATGGGGCGGACCGTCGATGTGGCGGCACGGGCCGCCGTGGTGGAACCAGGGCGACGGCGCGAGCGGGGGCCGTCGGCTGCCCTGGCTGACGACGCTCGCGCTCACCGTGTTCGTCCAGATCGGCTCCGGGTTCGCCGGGCACGCCCAGAGCGGACGCGAGCAGCTCGACCCCTACGCCAGGGTGCTCCTGTTCCTGGCCACGGCGGTGCTGCTGTTCCGGCACCGCTTCCCGCGGTCCGTCGCCTGGGCCACCGCCGGACTCACACTGATCTACATCGGCGCCGGATACCCGTACGGACCCGTCTTCCTCGCCGTCGCCGTGGGCTGCTTCGCCGCGGTCGTGGCGGGCCACCGCCGTGCGGTCTGGAGCGCCGTGGGCGCGCTGTGGGCCGGACACCTGCTGATCGCGCACTGGCTCTACCGGTGGCTGCCGCCCGGCGACGACGGCGCGAGGCCCTGGAGCGAGGAGGTCGCGGTCGCCGTCTGGGTCGTCGCGATCGTGGCGGTGTCCGAACTCGCCCGCGTGCGCCGTGAACAGTGGGTCAAGGAGGGCGCCGAGCGCGCGCAGGCCGCCAGGCGGCGTGCGGACGAGGAGCGGCTGCGGATGGCGCGCGAGCTGCACGACGTGCTCGCGCACAGCATCTCCGTCATCAACGTCCAGGCGGGCGTGGGCCTCGCCCTGCTCGACTCCGACCCCGAACAGGCCCGCACCGCGCTGACCACCATCAAGGCGGCGAGCAAGGAGGCGCTCGGCGAGGTGCGCCAGGTCCTCGACACCCTGCGCGCCCCCGGCGACGCGCCCCGCGCCCCCGCGCCGGGCCTCGACCGGCTCCCCGAACTCGTCGAGCAGGCGCGGAGCACGGGCCTCACCGTCGACGTCACCACCGAGGGCGCCCGCGCGAAACTGCCGCCCGGTCTCGACCTCGCCGCGTTCCGCATCGTCCAGGAGGCGCTGACCAACGTCGTACGGCACTCCGTCTCACGCCACGCGCGCGTGCTGGTGCGCTACGACAAGGCGAAGTCGGACCGCGGCGCGCCTGGCAACGCCGCCGCACTCACCCTGCGCATCGACGACGACGGCCCCGCCACCGGCACCGACGCGGGCGGCAGCGGCAACGGACTTGCCGGGATGCGGGAGCGCGCCGCGGCCCTGGATGGCACGATCGAGGCGGGCCCGCGCCCGGACGGCGGCTTCCGCGTGACCGCCGTACTGCCCCTGGTGGCGGACCGGGACGCCACGACCCGCACCGCACCCCGGGAGGACCAGTGA
- a CDS encoding response regulator transcription factor — protein sequence MIRVLLADDQSLVRAGFKALLDAQADIAVAGEAADGEEAVRLVRELRPDVVLMDIRMPRLDGLAATRRITEEPDLDGVKVVMLTTFELDEYVFEAIRAGASGFLVKDTEPDELLRAVRAVVEGDALLSPGVTRRLIAEFAARSKEPAAADALGELTEREREVMALVGVGLTNEEIARRLVVSPLTAKTHVSRAMVKLHARDRAQLVVTAYETGLVRPGWLG from the coding sequence GTGATCCGCGTACTGCTCGCCGACGACCAGTCCCTGGTCAGGGCAGGCTTCAAGGCGCTCCTCGACGCCCAGGCGGACATCGCGGTGGCGGGGGAGGCCGCGGACGGCGAGGAGGCGGTGCGGCTGGTGCGCGAGCTGCGCCCCGACGTCGTCCTGATGGACATCCGCATGCCGCGGCTCGACGGCCTCGCGGCGACCCGGCGCATCACCGAGGAGCCGGACCTGGACGGGGTGAAGGTGGTCATGCTGACCACCTTCGAGCTCGACGAGTACGTCTTCGAGGCGATCCGCGCCGGGGCGTCCGGCTTCCTCGTCAAGGACACCGAGCCGGACGAACTGCTGCGCGCCGTAAGGGCCGTGGTCGAGGGCGACGCGCTGCTCTCGCCGGGGGTGACGCGCCGTCTCATCGCCGAGTTCGCGGCCCGCTCCAAGGAGCCCGCGGCCGCCGACGCGCTCGGCGAACTCACCGAGCGGGAGCGGGAGGTGATGGCGCTGGTCGGCGTCGGCCTCACCAACGAGGAGATCGCCCGCCGCCTCGTCGTCAGCCCGCTCACCGCGAAGACCCACGTCTCACGCGCGATGGTCAAACTCCACGCCCGGGACCGTGCCCAGCTCGTCGTCACCGCGTACGAGACGGGCCTGGTGCGGCCCGGCTGGCTGGGATGA
- a CDS encoding nitroreductase family deazaflavin-dependent oxidoreductase, whose protein sequence is MPLEGEYGPSPAQWIRDQVELYESSGGTEGSTLWDTGLPVVILTTRGAKSGKIRKIPLMRVEHEGRYAAVASKGGFPRHPVWYFNLISDPHVELQDGAVRRDMTAREITGDEKSEWWERAVAAFPQYAEYQEKTDRVIPVFVLEPPASG, encoded by the coding sequence ATGCCTCTTGAGGGCGAGTACGGACCGAGTCCGGCGCAATGGATCCGCGATCAGGTCGAGTTGTACGAGAGTTCGGGCGGCACCGAGGGATCGACGCTCTGGGACACGGGCCTGCCCGTCGTCATCCTCACGACGCGGGGCGCGAAGAGCGGCAAGATCCGCAAGATCCCGCTGATGCGCGTCGAGCACGAGGGGCGGTACGCGGCCGTGGCCTCGAAGGGCGGCTTCCCCCGCCACCCGGTCTGGTACTTCAACCTCATCTCCGACCCGCACGTGGAGCTCCAAGACGGGGCCGTACGCCGGGACATGACGGCCCGTGAGATCACCGGGGACGAGAAGTCCGAGTGGTGGGAGCGCGCGGTCGCCGCGTTTCCGCAGTACGCCGAGTACCAGGAGAAGACCGACCGGGTGATCCCCGTCTTCGTACTGGAGCCGCCCGCGAGCGGGTAG
- a CDS encoding MFS transporter, translated as MTSPLTAVSTSPERWTPRLWGTLLVLCAAMFLDALDVSMVGVALPSIGSELDLSTSTLQWVVSGYILGYGGLLLLGGRAADLLGRRRVFLIALAVFALASLLGGFVDSGPLLIASRFIKGLSAAFTAPAGLSIITTTFAEGPVRNRALTIYTTCAATGFSMGLVLSGLLTEASWRLTMLLPAPIALLALVAGIKLIPRSAREKNTGGYDIPGAITGTAAMLLLVFTVVEAPEAGWASARTLLSFLVAAALLAVFVRVELRSASPLIRLGVLRSGPQLRAQLGAMTFFGGYVSFQFLATQYFQSLLGWSALETALAFLPAGALVALSSTKVGSVIDRFGTPRVIVAGFVLLVASYALFLRISLTPAYAAVVLPSMILLGFACALVFPSLNIQATNGVDDDEQGMVSGLLNTSIQVGGAIFLAVVTAVVTASSHDGDASPQAVLDTFRPGLIVVTAIAVAGLLVMLTGLRTSRTRESAVVAKSVPQGAADQGLADLEPVEREPVAARD; from the coding sequence ATGACTTCTCCGCTCACAGCTGTCTCCACGTCCCCGGAGCGCTGGACCCCGCGTCTGTGGGGCACTCTGCTGGTGCTCTGCGCCGCGATGTTCCTCGACGCACTCGACGTATCGATGGTCGGCGTCGCCCTGCCCTCCATCGGCTCCGAACTCGACCTCTCCACCTCGACCCTGCAGTGGGTCGTCAGCGGCTACATCCTCGGCTACGGGGGACTCCTCCTCCTCGGCGGACGGGCCGCCGACCTGCTCGGCCGCCGCCGGGTCTTCCTGATCGCGCTCGCCGTCTTCGCGCTCGCCTCGCTGCTCGGCGGCTTCGTCGACTCCGGGCCACTGCTCATCGCGAGCCGCTTCATCAAGGGGCTGAGCGCCGCGTTCACCGCACCCGCCGGTCTCTCCATCATCACCACGACGTTCGCCGAGGGCCCGGTCCGCAACCGCGCGCTCACCATCTACACCACCTGCGCCGCCACCGGCTTCTCCATGGGCCTGGTCCTCTCCGGCCTGCTCACCGAGGCCAGTTGGCGCCTGACCATGCTGCTGCCCGCGCCCATCGCCCTGCTCGCGCTGGTCGCGGGCATCAAGCTGATCCCGCGCAGCGCCCGCGAGAAGAACACCGGCGGCTACGACATCCCGGGCGCCATCACCGGCACCGCGGCCATGCTGCTGCTCGTCTTCACCGTCGTGGAGGCCCCCGAGGCGGGCTGGGCCTCGGCCCGCACGCTCCTGTCGTTCCTCGTCGCCGCCGCGCTGCTCGCCGTCTTCGTACGCGTCGAACTGCGCAGCGCCAGCCCGCTGATCCGGCTCGGCGTACTGCGCTCGGGACCTCAACTGCGGGCACAGCTGGGCGCGATGACGTTCTTCGGCGGCTACGTCTCCTTCCAGTTCCTGGCCACGCAGTACTTCCAGTCGCTGCTCGGCTGGTCCGCCCTTGAGACCGCGCTCGCCTTCCTGCCCGCGGGCGCGCTCGTCGCCCTGTCGTCGACGAAGGTCGGCTCGGTCATCGACCGGTTCGGCACCCCGCGGGTCATCGTGGCCGGGTTCGTGCTGCTCGTTGCCTCCTACGCGCTCTTCCTCCGGATCAGTCTGACCCCGGCGTACGCGGCGGTGGTCCTGCCGTCGATGATCCTGCTCGGCTTCGCGTGCGCCCTGGTCTTCCCCTCGCTCAACATCCAGGCCACCAACGGCGTGGACGACGACGAGCAGGGCATGGTGTCCGGCCTGCTCAACACCTCGATCCAGGTGGGCGGCGCGATCTTCCTCGCGGTCGTCACCGCCGTGGTCACCGCGTCGTCGCACGACGGCGACGCGTCGCCGCAGGCAGTCCTGGACACCTTCCGGCCCGGCCTGATCGTGGTCACCGCCATCGCGGTCGCGGGACTCCTCGTCATGCTCACCGGGCTGCGGACGTCGCGTACGCGGGAGAGTGCCGTCGTCGCCAAGTCGGTGCCGCAGGGGGCGGCGGATCAGGGGCTGGCAGACCTGGAGCCGGTGGAACGGGAGCCGGTGGCCGCCCGAGACTGA
- a CDS encoding MarR family winged helix-turn-helix transcriptional regulator, with translation MAAKTAEQGLVDQWRDILAVHARTLCELDRELHPHGLGASDFEVLDVLAEGSSDDGGCTFRVQEISSHVHLSQSALSRLIGRLEKDGLVERGMCSEDRRGVRVSLTDKGRELHTEVRPLQRAVLKRMLAGTTD, from the coding sequence ATGGCGGCGAAAACGGCCGAGCAAGGGCTCGTGGACCAATGGCGCGACATCCTCGCGGTGCATGCGCGTACCCTGTGCGAGCTCGATCGTGAGCTCCATCCGCACGGCCTGGGAGCGAGCGACTTCGAGGTGCTCGACGTCCTCGCGGAGGGCTCGTCGGACGACGGCGGCTGCACATTCCGCGTCCAGGAGATCTCCTCGCACGTCCATCTGAGCCAGAGCGCGCTCTCCCGCCTGATCGGACGTCTGGAGAAGGACGGCCTCGTGGAGCGCGGCATGTGCAGCGAGGACCGGCGCGGCGTGCGCGTCTCCCTGACGGACAAGGGGCGCGAACTCCACACGGAGGTGCGGCCCTTGCAGCGGGCGGTCCTCAAGCGCATGCTCGCGGGGACTACGGACTGA
- a CDS encoding maleylpyruvate isomerase family mycothiol-dependent enzyme, translated as MEISALIQVVDDEGQLLARAAEEAGTEAKVPTCPGWQVRDLLRHTGMVHRWAAAFITERRTAYQLGGEVPDLEGDALVGWFRQGHAALVETLNGAPPDVECWAFLPAPSPLAFWARRQAHETTVHRMDAESARGGTSFSPIRTAFAVDGIEELLFGFHARSRSQVRSDVPRVLRVRATDAPGEGSWTVRLSEGPPVTERGSTAPADCEVSGPAARLYPALWNRLPFPEVSGDRSLAALWREKSAIVMS; from the coding sequence ATGGAGATTTCCGCACTCATCCAAGTGGTCGACGACGAAGGCCAGTTGCTCGCGCGGGCCGCCGAGGAGGCGGGGACCGAGGCGAAGGTGCCCACCTGTCCCGGCTGGCAGGTGCGGGACCTGCTGCGGCACACCGGGATGGTGCACCGCTGGGCCGCCGCGTTCATCACGGAGCGGCGCACCGCGTACCAGCTCGGCGGCGAGGTTCCCGATCTCGAAGGGGACGCGCTCGTCGGCTGGTTCCGGCAGGGGCACGCCGCGCTCGTCGAGACGCTCAACGGCGCGCCGCCGGACGTCGAGTGCTGGGCCTTCCTGCCCGCCCCCTCGCCGCTGGCCTTCTGGGCCCGGCGGCAGGCGCACGAGACGACGGTCCACCGGATGGACGCCGAGTCGGCGCGCGGCGGTACGTCGTTTTCGCCGATCCGCACCGCGTTCGCGGTGGACGGGATCGAGGAGCTGCTGTTCGGCTTCCACGCGCGGTCCAGGAGTCAGGTGCGCAGCGACGTACCGCGGGTGCTGCGGGTGCGGGCCACGGACGCGCCCGGGGAGGGGAGCTGGACGGTGCGGCTCTCGGAAGGGCCGCCCGTCACCGAGCGCGGCTCGACGGCTCCCGCCGACTGCGAGGTGTCCGGTCCCGCGGCGCGGCTCTATCCGGCGCTGTGGAACCGACTGCCGTTCCCCGAGGTGAGCGGGGACCGTTCGCTCGCGGCGCTGTGGCGCGAGAAGTCGGCCATCGTCATGAGCTGA